The window CGATAAGGTGGACTTTTGTGTTATACTAAAATTGCATACAATCCTAGGTCATACAATGTTCATTATGCTTTGGTAATGTATGCGATGTGAGAATCGTATAGTTATATAGGTGTAGCTTATTAATAGTGTTATGTGAAGTAGGTTATTATGAAAGAATTCAAATATTACAAACAGCTCATAGGAGCTATTATACTAGCGGGCATTATGATTATGATGGCACTACGTATAAGTGATATTGCTAGTGGTCTTGACGCTATCTTTACGGCTTTTGTTCCGCTCATTGTGGGTGCTTGTATTGCTTTCGTATTGGATATTCTAGTCGTTCGTTATGAACGATGGCTATGGCCTAAGTGTGACTCTGGATGGAAGTATAAAATACGTCGCCCGTTGAGTCTTTTGCTATCCTTTGTAACAATTAGTGTTATTGTGTATTTTATTGCTCGGATGGCTTTACCTCAATTGATTCATTCTATGTCGATTATTGTAGCTGCATCACCGCAATTGTATACGGATTTCCAAACATGGATGCAACATATTACAGAAACCATTCCAATGGCGTCGAATCAAACGATTATAGATGCCCTAAGTGGAGAGAATATTGCTAAATATACTCGTGAATGGGGGACAAAAGGTGGCACATATATTGTAAATGCAATGGGCACCGTATTGTCTTGGACTTTGAACATAGGTCTTGGCTTAATTTTTGCTGTTTATATGTTGCTTGATAAGGAACGCCTTATGTTACAAGGTAAACGTATATTAAAGGCTTATGCATCAGATGAGTGGGTAAATCGAGTTAGTTATGTAACTCGTGTAGCAGTTCAAACATTCAGTAATTTTTTTGTAGGTCAGTTTATAGATGCCTTGGTTCTAGGCGTGATGGTAGGTATTACTTTATGGCTATTTAATATTGAATATGCTACAACGATTGCTTGTGTAATTGGTCTAACTGGTTTGATTCCACTATTAGGTATTTATGTTGGTGGTATCATTGGAGCCGTTATGCTACTTACTGTTAGCCCTATGGATGCTCTTATCTATGTAATTATTCTGGAGATACTACATCAAATTGAAAGTAACTTTATTTATCCTAAAATTGTAGGTAACTCTGTTGGATTACCAGGTTTGTGGGTATTTGCTGCTGTTATCGTAGGCGGTAGTTTGATGGGGGTTACTGGTATGTTGATCGGTGTACCTTTAGTGGCTACATGCTATAAATTGATTATGACTGATGTAGATGGACGACTTGCATCTAATGAAGGTTTATAGTATATTGTCTAAATGATATGACTATTTACATATTTTTCGTGTTGCTGAATATAGCATGAACTTATAGAAATTCTAGTGTACTAATAGTTTGATTAATAGAAACATGGTATCTAGTAGGAGGATTATAATGAATAAAAAGTTGATTTCTATGGCATTAACGGGGGTATTAGCAGTGGGCATGTTATCCGTTGCTACACCAAGTGTGGCAGATGCACGCAAAACAAAGCCTGAAACAAGTACGGATATTTCTGTAAAACGTGCACCTGGCGAGTCCATAGTTATGACTATGAGCCAAATTGGAACTATTTTCCAAAATCGCTATCCTAATGCGGCGCTTCATTCTGTAGAGCTCAACTCTAATGACTTGAACTATGGTTATAAAGTAGTTGGTTATAGTAAGTATCATCAGTACAAGATGAAAATTGATGTAATCACTGGTAATGCTTCTGATATGGAAGAGGGGGGCAAACCTAAGAAAGTTATTGGTGAGATTTTTAATAAAGATAAAGTTATTGAATCAACACAAGCAGAACGTGTTGCAAAACAACAACTTGGAAATGATGCTGTTATGAAGGGCTGGAAAATTGAAGCTCATAATGGTAAAGTTTTATACTATGTGACTATGCATCAAGATGGTAAAAAAGTAGTTGTTACAGTAGATGCTGAGACAGGTGCTTATGTAGAACAATCTAAATCCTATAAATTACCACCTGAGCCAGATCAAGGCTTCGATGGTCGTAAAACAAATCTCGTTTGGGGTTCTGATATAGATATGGGCCGCTAACCTATCTATTGATGATTAATAAGAAAAGAGCCGAAGGCAATGCCTTTGGCTCTTTTTTGCGATTCCGATACTATAAAATA of the Veillonella parvula genome contains:
- a CDS encoding AI-2E family transporter; translated protein: MKEFKYYKQLIGAIILAGIMIMMALRISDIASGLDAIFTAFVPLIVGACIAFVLDILVVRYERWLWPKCDSGWKYKIRRPLSLLLSFVTISVIVYFIARMALPQLIHSMSIIVAASPQLYTDFQTWMQHITETIPMASNQTIIDALSGENIAKYTREWGTKGGTYIVNAMGTVLSWTLNIGLGLIFAVYMLLDKERLMLQGKRILKAYASDEWVNRVSYVTRVAVQTFSNFFVGQFIDALVLGVMVGITLWLFNIEYATTIACVIGLTGLIPLLGIYVGGIIGAVMLLTVSPMDALIYVIILEILHQIESNFIYPKIVGNSVGLPGLWVFAAVIVGGSLMGVTGMLIGVPLVATCYKLIMTDVDGRLASNEGL
- a CDS encoding PepSY domain-containing protein, coding for MNKKLISMALTGVLAVGMLSVATPSVADARKTKPETSTDISVKRAPGESIVMTMSQIGTIFQNRYPNAALHSVELNSNDLNYGYKVVGYSKYHQYKMKIDVITGNASDMEEGGKPKKVIGEIFNKDKVIESTQAERVAKQQLGNDAVMKGWKIEAHNGKVLYYVTMHQDGKKVVVTVDAETGAYVEQSKSYKLPPEPDQGFDGRKTNLVWGSDIDMGR